The following are from one region of the Sulfurimicrobium lacus genome:
- a CDS encoding class I SAM-dependent methyltransferase, with amino-acid sequence MSDFSAFFNRLHKNARHWGKWARRQSVTCYRVYDRDVPEFPLAVDIYHDHAHLQEFDTGWKMLDDEYALWVAAARQHAAEALDLPLQHITYKLRARQRGESQYEKTGAAGDDFNVEEGGHRFIVNLDAYLDTGLFLDHRITRRMVQERAAGKRFLNLFAYTGSFTVYAAAGGASESVTVDMSNTYQDWSKRNFALNHMDLARHQLVRADVFTYLDHAVSVGKKFDLIVMDPPSFSNSKKMQGVLDVQRDHPRLINACLQLLAPGGELFFSTNLRSFKLEAAELKSGKVQDISARTIPEDFRNKKIHYCWLITA; translated from the coding sequence ATGTCCGATTTTTCCGCCTTTTTCAACCGCCTGCACAAGAACGCCCGCCACTGGGGCAAATGGGCGCGGCGCCAGTCCGTCACCTGCTATCGCGTCTACGACCGCGATGTTCCGGAATTTCCCCTCGCAGTGGATATTTACCACGATCATGCGCACCTGCAGGAATTCGATACCGGCTGGAAAATGCTCGACGACGAGTACGCGCTATGGGTGGCAGCGGCACGCCAGCACGCGGCAGAAGCCCTCGATCTGCCGCTGCAGCACATTACTTACAAGCTGCGCGCACGCCAGCGCGGGGAAAGCCAGTACGAAAAGACCGGCGCGGCGGGCGACGATTTCAACGTGGAGGAGGGCGGGCACCGTTTCATCGTCAACCTGGATGCCTACCTTGACACCGGCCTGTTCCTCGATCACCGCATCACGCGCCGCATGGTGCAGGAACGCGCGGCGGGGAAGCGCTTCCTCAACCTGTTCGCCTATACCGGCAGTTTCACGGTTTACGCGGCGGCGGGCGGCGCGAGCGAATCGGTCACGGTCGATATGAGCAACACCTACCAGGACTGGTCGAAGCGCAATTTCGCGCTCAACCACATGGACCTGGCGCGCCATCAGCTGGTGCGCGCCGATGTATTTACCTATCTGGATCATGCGGTGTCGGTGGGCAAGAAATTCGACCTGATCGTCATGGATCCGCCGAGTTTTTCCAACTCCAAGAAAATGCAGGGCGTACTCGACGTGCAGCGCGACCATCCGCGCCTGATCAATGCCTGCCTGCAATTGCTCGCGCCGGGCGGGGAACTGTTTTTTTCCACCAACCTGCGCAGTTTCAAGCTGGAAGCGGCCGAACTCAAGAGCGGCAAGGTTCAGGATATTTCCGCCCGCACCATCCCGGAAGATTTCCGCAACAAGAAAATCCATTACTGCTGGCTGATTACGGCCTGA
- a CDS encoding copper chaperone PCu(A)C, translated as MKLTIATTLAAVTLVASAPLYAAGSAADNVTMSDPYVRMVPPGQNVTGAFLMFKNGDDKDHKVVKADSPAAKVAELHTHVNEGGMMKMRPVKDIEIKAKGETALKPGGLHIMLIDLKKPLVEGENVAISVTFEDGSSKKFDAQVRKLQPMMQMQHDREHM; from the coding sequence ATGAAATTGACTATTGCCACCACCCTTGCTGCAGTTACGCTGGTCGCCTCCGCGCCGCTTTATGCCGCCGGCAGCGCCGCCGACAATGTCACCATGAGCGATCCCTATGTTCGCATGGTGCCACCCGGACAAAACGTCACCGGCGCCTTCCTGATGTTCAAGAACGGCGACGACAAGGATCACAAGGTGGTCAAGGCTGACAGCCCGGCGGCCAAGGTTGCGGAACTGCATACCCACGTCAACGAAGGCGGCATGATGAAAATGCGCCCAGTGAAGGACATCGAAATCAAGGCCAAGGGCGAAACGGCACTGAAGCCGGGTGGCCTGCACATCATGCTGATCGACCTCAAGAAGCCGCTCGTGGAAGGCGAGAATGTCGCCATCAGCGTTACCTTCGAGGACGGCAGCAGCAAGAAATTCGACGCTCAGGTGCGCAAATTGCAGCCCATGATGCAGATGCAGCACGACCGCGAACACATGTAG
- a CDS encoding glutamine--tRNA ligase/YqeY domain fusion protein: MSNEREPVPHFIRNIIEDDLKSGKHQSIVTRFPPEPNGYLHVGHAKSICLNFGLAQDFSGKCNLRFDDTNPEKESEEYANSIQEDVRWLGFQWDGAVRWASDYFDALYGYAVELINSGKAYVCDLTPDEMRAYRGTLTEPGKNSPYRERSVAENLDLFERMKNGEFPDGSKVLRAKIDMASPNINMRDPAIYRIRRAHHIRTGDKWCIYPMYDYTHCISDALEGITHSLCTLEFEDHRPLYDWVLDNITIPCHPRQYEFSRLELQFTLTSKRKLNQLVTEKLVSGWDDPRMPTITGMRRRGYTPSGIREFARRIGISKSDNVIDMSVLEGCIREDMETSVPRVMAVVQPLKVVLTNFAAGVTQSREAGFHPNHPEFGSRDVPIAREIWIEADDFAEVPPEGWQRLVPGGEVRLRYSYVIRCDEVVKDAQGRVTELRCSLDPDTLGKNPQGRKVKGVIHWVSAEHALPAEMRLYDRLFTVARPDGDKERDFREFINPQSLTVVQGWVEPCVRDIAPETHFQFERLGYFCADRRDHVPGEKLVFNRSVTLKDSWTK; this comes from the coding sequence ATGAGCAACGAGCGCGAACCCGTTCCCCATTTTATCCGCAACATCATCGAAGACGACCTGAAAAGCGGCAAGCACCAGAGCATCGTGACCCGCTTTCCGCCGGAGCCGAACGGCTATCTGCACGTCGGCCATGCCAAGTCGATCTGCCTGAATTTCGGCCTGGCGCAGGACTTCAGCGGCAAGTGCAACCTGCGCTTCGACGACACCAACCCGGAGAAGGAGAGCGAGGAATACGCCAATTCCATCCAGGAAGACGTGCGCTGGCTGGGCTTCCAGTGGGATGGGGCGGTGCGCTGGGCGTCGGATTATTTCGATGCGCTGTACGGTTACGCGGTGGAACTGATCAACAGCGGCAAGGCGTACGTGTGCGACCTGACGCCGGACGAAATGCGCGCCTACCGCGGCACGCTCACCGAGCCCGGCAAGAACAGCCCCTACCGCGAGCGCAGCGTGGCGGAAAACCTCGACCTGTTCGAGCGCATGAAGAACGGCGAATTCCCCGACGGCAGCAAGGTGCTGCGCGCCAAGATCGACATGGCTTCGCCCAACATCAACATGCGCGACCCGGCCATTTACCGCATCCGCCGCGCCCACCACATCCGCACCGGCGACAAGTGGTGCATCTACCCGATGTACGACTACACCCACTGCATATCCGACGCGCTGGAAGGCATCACCCATTCCCTGTGCACGCTGGAATTCGAAGACCACCGCCCGCTCTACGACTGGGTGCTGGACAACATCACCATCCCCTGCCACCCGCGCCAGTACGAGTTCTCGCGCCTGGAACTGCAATTCACTCTGACCAGCAAGCGCAAGCTCAACCAGCTGGTGACGGAGAAGCTGGTTTCCGGCTGGGACGACCCGCGCATGCCGACCATCACCGGCATGCGGCGGCGCGGCTACACCCCGTCGGGCATCCGCGAGTTCGCGCGGCGCATCGGCATTTCGAAGAGCGACAACGTGATCGACATGTCGGTGCTCGAAGGCTGCATCCGCGAGGACATGGAAACCAGCGTGCCGCGCGTGATGGCGGTGGTACAGCCGCTCAAGGTGGTGCTGACCAATTTCGCAGCCGGCGTGACGCAGTCCCGCGAGGCGGGGTTCCACCCCAATCACCCCGAATTCGGCTCGCGCGACGTGCCGATCGCGCGGGAAATCTGGATCGAGGCCGACGACTTCGCCGAAGTCCCGCCGGAAGGCTGGCAACGCCTGGTGCCGGGCGGGGAAGTGCGCCTGCGCTACAGCTACGTCATCCGCTGCGACGAGGTGGTCAAGGACGCGCAAGGCAGGGTCACCGAGTTGCGCTGCTCCCTCGACCCCGACACGCTGGGCAAGAACCCGCAGGGGCGCAAGGTCAAGGGCGTGATTCACTGGGTGTCGGCCGAACACGCCCTGCCAGCCGAGATGCGCCTGTACGACCGCCTGTTCACCGTGGCCAGGCCCGACGGCGACAAGGAGCGCGATTTCCGCGAATTCATCAACCCGCAGTCCCTGACCGTGGTGCAGGGCTGGGTCGAGCCGTGCGTGCGAGACATCGCGCCGGAGACGCACTTCCAGTTCGAGCGCCTCGGCTACTTCTGCGCCGACCGTCGCGATCACGTGCCGGGTGAAAAGCTGGTTTTCAACCGCAGCGTGACGCTCAAGGATTCGTGGACCAAATAG
- a CDS encoding nuclear transport factor 2 family protein: MSRSRLLPLFSTLAIALLLTISPARADEAQEISRMLKQGQADKAMERANSFLAAHPKDAQVRFLKGLILTEQNKNAEAIKVFSGLTDDYPELPEPYNNLAVLYAAQGQYEKAKTALEMAINTHPSYATAHENLGDIYAKMASQAYDKALQLDKSNSNAQAKLALIKDIFAKPALRQPVKAALVASAPAVTPAAAKPAAPATPPAVPAAAAAKPAAPAAKPAAEPAKVIESAKPVATEKPAAETSKGDSNEVVLAAVYAWAKAWSSKNVSGYLKSYAPDLVLAKGESRANWEKTRKERIGKPKSISVTIASPEVKIIDATHAKVAFKQVYRSSGLNSETGKTLLMVKSNGKWLIHEERIGR, encoded by the coding sequence ATGAGCCGTTCCCGTTTGTTGCCCCTGTTTTCCACACTTGCCATAGCGCTGCTCCTCACTATCTCCCCTGCCCGCGCCGACGAAGCGCAGGAAATCAGCCGCATGCTGAAGCAGGGACAGGCGGACAAGGCCATGGAACGCGCCAACAGTTTCCTCGCCGCCCACCCCAAGGACGCGCAGGTGCGCTTCCTCAAGGGTCTGATCCTGACCGAGCAGAACAAGAACGCGGAAGCGATCAAGGTGTTCTCCGGCCTTACCGACGATTACCCCGAATTGCCGGAACCCTATAACAACCTGGCAGTGCTGTACGCCGCCCAGGGACAGTACGAAAAAGCCAAAACAGCGCTGGAAATGGCGATCAACACCCATCCGAGCTACGCCACCGCCCACGAAAACCTTGGCGACATTTACGCCAAGATGGCCAGCCAGGCCTACGACAAGGCGCTGCAACTGGACAAGAGCAATTCAAACGCGCAAGCCAAGCTAGCCCTGATCAAGGACATTTTCGCCAAGCCGGCACTGCGTCAGCCGGTGAAAGCGGCGCTTGTCGCAAGTGCGCCCGCCGTCACTCCCGCAGCGGCCAAACCGGCCGCGCCTGCCACGCCACCCGCAGTTCCCGCAGCGGCAGCGGCAAAACCCGCCGCTCCTGCCGCCAAGCCCGCTGCCGAACCCGCCAAGGTCATCGAGTCTGCCAAACCCGTGGCAACAGAAAAACCCGCCGCCGAAACCAGCAAGGGCGACAGCAACGAAGTCGTACTGGCCGCGGTATACGCCTGGGCCAAAGCATGGTCGTCCAAAAACGTCAGCGGCTATCTCAAGTCTTACGCCCCCGATCTGGTCCTCGCCAAGGGCGAGAGTCGCGCCAATTGGGAGAAAACCCGCAAGGAACGCATCGGCAAGCCGAAATCCATTTCTGTGACCATCGCCTCGCCTGAAGTGAAAATCATCGATGCCACCCATGCCAAGGTGGCTTTCAAACAGGTCTATCGCTCTTCCGGGCTCAACAGCGAAACGGGGAAAACCCTGCTGATGGTCAAGTCGAACGGGAAATGGCTGATCCATGAAGAACGGATCGGGCGCTAA
- a CDS encoding L,D-transpeptidase family protein, whose product MKNGSGANLYLMGKFKHAIRLLLVLVTGLVALPAGGMGDLLPPLQYARTHNNNPEALLVNILLEIRQDRLNTALRDVDALLHINPNFRLASLIRGDLLMARAKPLTAFGSAAGATPEQVANFRDEARVRLQRYLEQPPSGKIPKYLLQMQPEQTHAIVVDTSKSRLYLFENNAGEPRYVADYYITSGKAGAEKLREGDQKTPLGVYFVTSSLAMEKLSDFYGVGAFPLSYPNEWDKRQGRNGHGIWLHGVPRDTYSRPPRASSGCVVLTNPDMATLGKTLQAGLTPVVISDHVEWVSAEEWRSQRERFKGEVEAWRRDWESLDNERYLNHYSRAFSANGQDFAIFSAQKRQVNAGKSALQVKLSDVSIFQYPGKDNIFVVTFTQDYQSNNLSNVMRKRQYWQMENGQWRIMYEGAA is encoded by the coding sequence ATGAAGAACGGATCGGGCGCTAACCTTTACCTGATGGGCAAGTTCAAACACGCCATACGACTACTTCTGGTTCTGGTAACGGGCCTGGTGGCACTACCGGCCGGCGGCATGGGCGACCTGCTGCCGCCCCTGCAATACGCCCGCACCCACAACAACAACCCTGAAGCGCTGCTGGTCAACATCCTGCTCGAGATCAGGCAGGACCGTCTCAACACGGCGCTGCGCGATGTCGACGCACTGCTTCACATCAATCCCAACTTCAGGCTCGCCAGCCTCATCCGCGGCGACCTGCTCATGGCACGGGCGAAGCCCCTGACCGCTTTCGGCAGTGCGGCAGGCGCAACACCCGAACAGGTAGCGAACTTCCGCGACGAAGCGCGGGTGCGGCTGCAGCGCTACCTGGAACAGCCGCCGTCGGGAAAAATCCCCAAATACCTGCTGCAGATGCAGCCCGAACAAACCCACGCCATCGTGGTGGACACCAGCAAGTCACGCCTTTACCTGTTCGAAAACAATGCCGGCGAGCCGCGCTACGTCGCCGATTACTACATCACCAGCGGCAAGGCCGGCGCGGAGAAGCTGCGCGAAGGCGACCAGAAAACCCCGCTCGGCGTGTACTTCGTCACTTCCAGCCTGGCGATGGAAAAACTCTCCGACTTTTACGGCGTGGGGGCTTTCCCCTTGAGTTACCCCAACGAGTGGGACAAGCGCCAGGGCAGGAACGGTCACGGCATCTGGCTCCACGGTGTTCCGCGCGACACCTACAGCCGTCCGCCCAGGGCCAGCAGCGGTTGCGTGGTACTCACCAACCCCGACATGGCAACGCTGGGCAAGACGCTGCAGGCGGGCCTGACGCCGGTGGTCATCAGCGATCACGTGGAATGGGTCAGCGCCGAGGAATGGCGCTCGCAGCGTGAGCGCTTCAAGGGCGAGGTGGAAGCCTGGCGCCGGGACTGGGAAAGCCTCGACAACGAGCGCTATCTCAACCACTACTCTCGGGCTTTCAGCGCCAACGGGCAGGACTTCGCCATATTCAGCGCGCAAAAAAGACAGGTCAATGCCGGCAAATCGGCCTTGCAGGTCAAGCTTTCCGATGTCAGCATATTCCAGTATCCCGGCAAGGATAATATCTTCGTCGTGACCTTTACTCAGGACTACCAGAGCAACAACCTGAGCAACGTGATGCGCAAACGCCAGTACTGGCAAATGGAAAATGGCCAGTGGCGCATCATGTATGAAGGCGCGGCTTGA
- a CDS encoding peptidylprolyl isomerase has translation MSHFRFLLSILALLASFSAQSATNPQVMIKTNLGEMVVELYPQKAPKTVENFLHYVKNGFYNGTIFHRVINDFMIQGGGLTPAFEQKATFPPIPNEADNGLKNEPGTLAMAHAADPNSATAQFFINLDQNKHLDFYKPESYYYGYCVFGKVIKGLDVAKKIGAIPTSAGGPFASDVPQEKIVIEEVAPITLQAAAEPATDKKTSKQPTRKKKDVKHG, from the coding sequence ATGTCCCACTTTCGCTTCTTGCTGTCTATTCTCGCGCTGCTGGCGAGTTTCAGCGCTCAGTCCGCCACCAACCCCCAGGTAATGATCAAGACCAACCTCGGCGAAATGGTGGTGGAGCTTTACCCCCAGAAAGCGCCCAAGACTGTGGAGAACTTCCTGCACTATGTGAAGAACGGCTTCTACAACGGCACGATCTTTCACCGCGTCATCAACGATTTCATGATCCAGGGCGGCGGCCTGACCCCTGCTTTCGAGCAGAAAGCCACCTTCCCGCCCATCCCCAACGAAGCCGACAACGGGCTTAAGAATGAACCCGGCACGCTGGCCATGGCTCATGCCGCCGACCCGAATTCGGCTACCGCGCAATTCTTCATCAACCTCGATCAAAACAAGCATCTCGATTTCTACAAGCCGGAGTCCTACTACTACGGCTATTGCGTGTTCGGCAAAGTCATCAAGGGACTGGACGTCGCCAAGAAAATCGGCGCCATCCCCACTTCCGCCGGCGGACCGTTCGCTTCCGACGTGCCCCAGGAAAAGATTGTCATCGAGGAAGTAGCCCCCATAACGCTTCAGGCCGCGGCGGAACCGGCCACCGACAAAAAAACCTCAAAACAACCCACTCGCAAGAAAAAGGACGTAAAACATGGTTAA
- a CDS encoding peptidylprolyl isomerase produces the protein MVKIQTNFGTITLELDAEKAPLTVANFLQYVNDGFFNDTIFHRVIDGFMIQGGGFMADMMQKATRDQIQNEATNGLKNDAYTIAMARTPNPHSASSQFFINVADNSFLNHTAQTSQGWGYCVFGKVVEGQDVIDKIAKVRTGNKSGHQDVPVEPVIIESAEAV, from the coding sequence ATGGTTAAGATTCAAACCAACTTCGGCACCATCACTCTCGAACTCGACGCAGAGAAAGCACCGCTGACCGTTGCCAATTTTCTCCAGTACGTGAACGACGGTTTCTTCAACGACACCATTTTCCACCGCGTGATCGACGGCTTCATGATCCAGGGCGGCGGCTTCATGGCGGACATGATGCAGAAAGCCACGCGCGACCAGATCCAGAACGAGGCCACCAACGGCCTGAAAAACGATGCCTACACCATCGCCATGGCGCGCACGCCCAACCCGCACTCCGCCAGCTCCCAGTTCTTCATCAACGTCGCCGACAACAGCTTCCTCAACCACACCGCGCAGACCTCGCAAGGCTGGGGCTACTGCGTGTTCGGTAAAGTGGTGGAAGGACAGGACGTGATCGACAAGATCGCCAAAGTACGCACCGGCAACAAATCCGGCCACCAGGATGTTCCGGTCGAGCCGGTGATCATCGAGAGCGCGGAAGCCGTTTAG
- a CDS encoding UDP-2,3-diacylglucosamine diphosphatase, with protein sequence MAHSLFISDLHLSADRPEVLSAFSEFLATTAVHADALYILGDLFEYWAGDDDLDAPFNRQVVAALAALNAGGTALYLMHGNRDFLMGEALATACGAHFLHDPELRDIHGTATLLMHGDKLCTDDTAYLAFREQVRDAQWQQAFLAQPLALRKAQIEQLREQSRQAQREKAAEIMDVNAESVINLLGKYGYPRLIHGHTHRPALHLQEIDGRRCERWVLPDWYEQGGYLRCDEHGCAAINIQMVKGEQK encoded by the coding sequence ATGGCCCACAGCCTGTTCATCTCCGATCTGCACCTGAGTGCCGATCGCCCGGAAGTTCTTTCCGCCTTTAGCGAATTTCTTGCCACCACCGCGGTCCATGCCGACGCCTTGTACATTCTGGGCGACCTGTTCGAATACTGGGCGGGCGACGACGACCTGGACGCGCCCTTCAATCGCCAGGTCGTTGCCGCGCTCGCCGCGCTGAATGCCGGCGGCACTGCCCTCTACCTGATGCACGGCAACCGCGACTTTCTCATGGGCGAAGCCCTGGCGACCGCCTGCGGCGCGCACTTCCTGCACGACCCCGAGTTGCGGGACATCCATGGCACAGCAACCCTGCTGATGCACGGCGACAAGCTGTGCACCGACGACACCGCGTACCTGGCCTTCCGCGAACAGGTACGCGATGCGCAATGGCAGCAGGCCTTTCTCGCCCAGCCGCTGGCGCTGCGCAAAGCGCAGATCGAGCAGTTGCGCGAGCAAAGCAGACAGGCGCAGCGCGAGAAGGCGGCCGAAATCATGGACGTGAACGCCGAATCTGTTATAAATTTACTCGGGAAATACGGCTATCCGCGCCTGATCCACGGCCACACCCACCGCCCTGCGCTTCACCTGCAGGAAATCGACGGTCGCCGCTGCGAGCGCTGGGTGCTGCCGGACTGGTACGAGCAGGGCGGCTACTTGCGCTGCGACGAGCACGGTTGCGCGGCAATCAATATCCAGATGGTTAAAGGGGAACAAAAATGA
- a CDS encoding 3-deoxy-7-phosphoheptulonate synthase, whose amino-acid sequence MILILAQDISHESADFRQLMDHLHALPGIKTRVHQEKGEQQTLTEVYLIGDTGPLAVEDMKTLPGVERVVRVSEEYRVLGRHKDDERPTHFDYNGVRFGQDTLNIFAGLCAVDVQEHVEAMMKALRDNGQVCTRMGAYKPRTSPYAFQGHGKACLPWVFELAGKYGIKVIAMEITHESHLDEIRAALHQAGNPTGVMLQIGTRNTQNFELLKIVGRQQELPVLFKRGFGITLDESLNAAEYLASEGNRKVVFGLRGMKTNMGDPHRNFVDFAHVPVVKRLTRMPVCIDPSHSVGARSRAPDGLLDIFHVVAQGVVAGANMILVDFHPAPKKALVDGPQALLMEELPHFIEDVQLARETYLQRQSLAQRYRI is encoded by the coding sequence ATGATTCTGATCCTGGCCCAAGACATTTCCCACGAGAGCGCCGATTTCCGCCAACTGATGGACCACCTCCACGCGCTGCCCGGCATCAAGACGCGCGTTCACCAGGAAAAAGGCGAGCAGCAGACGCTCACCGAAGTCTATTTGATCGGCGACACCGGCCCGCTTGCCGTCGAAGACATGAAAACCCTGCCCGGCGTGGAGCGCGTGGTGCGGGTCTCGGAAGAATACCGCGTGCTCGGCCGCCACAAGGACGACGAGCGGCCCACCCACTTCGATTACAACGGCGTGCGCTTCGGCCAGGACACGCTCAACATTTTCGCCGGGCTATGCGCCGTGGACGTGCAAGAACACGTGGAAGCGATGATGAAGGCGCTGCGCGACAACGGCCAGGTGTGCACGCGCATGGGCGCTTACAAGCCGCGCACCAGCCCCTATGCCTTCCAGGGCCACGGCAAGGCCTGTCTGCCCTGGGTGTTCGAACTGGCGGGCAAGTACGGCATCAAGGTGATTGCCATGGAAATCACCCACGAATCCCACCTCGACGAAATCCGCGCCGCCCTGCACCAGGCCGGCAACCCCACCGGCGTGATGCTGCAGATCGGCACGCGCAACACGCAAAACTTCGAGTTGCTGAAAATCGTCGGCCGTCAGCAGGAGTTACCGGTGCTGTTCAAGCGCGGCTTCGGCATCACCCTGGACGAATCGCTCAACGCCGCCGAATATCTCGCCTCGGAGGGCAACCGCAAAGTCGTGTTCGGCCTGCGCGGCATGAAGACCAACATGGGCGACCCGCACCGCAACTTCGTCGATTTCGCCCACGTGCCGGTGGTCAAGCGCCTCACCCGCATGCCGGTGTGCATCGACCCATCCCATTCGGTCGGCGCGCGTTCGCGCGCGCCGGACGGCCTGCTGGATATTTTCCACGTGGTGGCGCAGGGCGTGGTCGCCGGCGCCAACATGATCCTGGTGGATTTCCACCCGGCACCAAAAAAAGCGCTGGTGGACGGTCCACAGGCATTGTTGATGGAAGAACTGCCGCACTTCATCGAGGACGTGCAACTGGCGCGGGAAACCTACCTGCAGCGTCAGTCTCTGGCCCAGCGCTACCGGATATAG
- a CDS encoding HD-GYP domain-containing protein, with amino-acid sequence MNPFQKRTAIRIAAVSIILAAIASPVSWFVARESAEESIVSLAIEESDRLLHHHNAIDLSGTDAAEHATVAARTIAGGLFDIAEIYDGKGRKLAESMNKGGEAVEKFLPHHGTPSYTAASYESLKIAGEPWVLRVFVPLRNSATDTNGLITGYFEGVRVVPAWQKEQMFASSLTAALMIGLASLLCGVAIYPVVIRLSADNERKAREVLDSHISMMEALGRAIAKRDSDTGAHNYRVAWIAARIAERMGLMGSAMQALIAGSFLHDVGKIGIPDAILLKPGKLDDAELVIMRTHVAQGEEIVTGMGWLDGANAVVAAHHEKWDGSGYPHKVSGETIPLAARIFAVADVFDALCSKRPYKEPMGFEAAMAILEKDTGSHFDPSVMTVFRTMAPEIFNRLANSTESDARQLLEDRVRQHFEM; translated from the coding sequence ATGAACCCATTCCAGAAGCGCACTGCTATTCGCATCGCCGCTGTCAGCATTATTCTTGCGGCGATTGCCAGCCCTGTGTCATGGTTTGTTGCGCGTGAAAGTGCCGAGGAAAGTATCGTATCCCTGGCCATCGAAGAATCGGACCGGTTGCTGCACCACCACAACGCAATCGATCTCTCCGGCACGGATGCCGCCGAGCATGCCACCGTCGCGGCTAGAACCATTGCAGGTGGCTTGTTTGATATTGCCGAAATATACGACGGCAAGGGCCGCAAACTTGCAGAATCGATGAATAAGGGGGGTGAGGCGGTCGAGAAATTCCTTCCTCATCATGGCACGCCAAGCTACACCGCTGCCTCGTACGAAAGCCTGAAGATTGCAGGGGAACCGTGGGTCCTGCGAGTTTTTGTCCCTCTGCGCAATTCTGCCACTGACACGAATGGACTCATTACCGGCTATTTCGAGGGTGTACGCGTTGTGCCGGCATGGCAGAAGGAGCAAATGTTCGCTAGTTCCTTGACCGCAGCATTGATGATCGGTCTGGCGTCCCTGCTATGCGGTGTCGCGATCTATCCAGTGGTGATTCGTCTATCCGCCGACAACGAGCGCAAGGCACGCGAGGTGCTCGATTCGCATATTTCGATGATGGAGGCGCTTGGCCGCGCCATTGCCAAACGCGACTCCGATACCGGCGCGCACAATTACCGGGTTGCCTGGATCGCCGCACGCATAGCGGAGCGCATGGGCCTGATGGGAAGCGCCATGCAGGCGCTCATTGCCGGCAGCTTTCTGCACGATGTGGGGAAAATCGGGATTCCCGATGCAATTTTACTCAAGCCCGGGAAACTGGACGATGCGGAACTGGTCATCATGCGTACCCACGTCGCGCAGGGTGAGGAGATTGTTACCGGCATGGGCTGGCTCGATGGGGCCAACGCGGTCGTGGCCGCACATCATGAAAAATGGGACGGTTCCGGCTATCCGCACAAGGTTTCCGGTGAGACGATACCGCTCGCAGCGCGAATTTTTGCCGTCGCCGATGTATTCGACGCACTCTGTTCAAAACGCCCGTACAAGGAACCCATGGGCTTCGAGGCGGCAATGGCGATTCTTGAAAAAGACACAGGCAGCCATTTCGACCCATCGGTCATGACGGTGTTTCGCACCATGGCGCCTGAAATATTCAATCGCCTGGCAAACAGTACCGAAAGCGATGCCCGACAGCTCCTGGAAGACCGCGTACGGCAGCACTTTGAGATGTGA
- a CDS encoding diguanylate cyclase, translating into MPSSRASTSFLLKTLHELDAGSTSHTSWLKDLHRALVCGGGASPADLLTDAHCRCKFGQWYYQRDYPELQEGPWFEKMGAFHKSMHDNARLLLNRRENGQAVSADEYDEFMDLSIRFKLEMSGLQTSIISKMCLVDHLTGVWNRNGMLHKLQQEHERMARSGAACCVCMMDLDHFKRVNDEYGHLAGDTVLHETIAFFHGKLRKYDAIFRYGGEEFLFCLPSSTAQDVVKTMERLCAELAAYPIALKDKGIIHITASFGVAVMSSDEAVEDTIEKADHALLCAKASGRNQVCLWDCLGDQSGCDCE; encoded by the coding sequence ATGCCTTCTTCCCGAGCTTCAACTTCCTTTTTGTTGAAGACGCTGCATGAACTGGATGCCGGCAGTACGAGCCATACCTCCTGGCTGAAGGATCTGCACCGCGCCCTGGTTTGTGGCGGAGGGGCGAGTCCCGCGGATTTGTTGACCGACGCCCATTGCCGCTGCAAGTTCGGCCAGTGGTATTACCAGCGCGATTACCCAGAACTGCAGGAAGGTCCGTGGTTCGAGAAGATGGGCGCTTTTCACAAGAGCATGCACGATAACGCGCGCCTCCTGTTGAACAGAAGGGAAAACGGACAGGCGGTTTCCGCAGACGAGTACGACGAGTTCATGGATCTGTCCATCCGCTTCAAGCTGGAAATGAGCGGGCTGCAGACCAGCATCATCAGCAAGATGTGCCTGGTGGACCATCTCACCGGGGTGTGGAACAGGAACGGTATGCTGCACAAGCTGCAGCAGGAACACGAGCGCATGGCGCGCAGCGGCGCCGCCTGTTGCGTGTGCATGATGGACCTCGATCACTTCAAGCGGGTCAACGATGAATACGGCCACTTGGCCGGAGACACTGTGCTGCATGAAACGATCGCTTTCTTTCACGGCAAGCTGCGCAAATATGACGCGATTTTCCGCTACGGGGGCGAGGAGTTCCTCTTTTGCTTACCCTCCAGTACCGCGCAGGACGTGGTGAAAACCATGGAGCGCTTGTGCGCCGAACTGGCCGCGTATCCGATCGCCCTCAAGGACAAGGGCATCATTCACATCACAGCTTCATTCGGTGTCGCCGTCATGAGTTCGGACGAAGCGGTCGAAGATACGATCGAAAAAGCCGATCACGCCCTGCTTTGCGCCAAGGCTTCAGGGCGCAATCAGGTGTGCCTGTGGGACTGTCTGGGCGACCAGTCGGGCTGCGACTGCGAGTGA